In Parasteatoda tepidariorum isolate YZ-2023 chromosome 2, CAS_Ptep_4.0, whole genome shotgun sequence, one DNA window encodes the following:
- the LOC139427297 gene encoding zinc finger BED domain-containing protein 5-like — protein sequence MQTQNAKIASEYALEYASEYACSISGRFESIQALVKQKSPQCVWTHCMIHREALGSKEIRPGLNIVLTAVVTISNYIKMRTLRSRIFSALCNDMGSVHSELLFKCEARCLSREKFLQRAHELREEIVIFLEDNRPETGNLHYCLFVMKLRYLVVIFEKLNNLNLKLQGANTHMLDTSDEVNAFCRKLELWGRNLKQKNLTMFANVDNCTKTYKAEEEYMKVTFVTIENHLAMLAKNFKKYFPAHDKLLASYEWVRNPFHKTPEGLSIDEEEKFIDFTTSGETEMQFSNKSLFEFWQEEDFSALKQRAFRILLPFSISYLCETGFSAVASLKTKYRSRLNIETGLRVAISNIKPHLKKLCSAGQTQGSH from the coding sequence ATGCAAACacagaatgcaaaaattgcatcgGAATATGCACTGGAATATGCATCGGAATATGCTTGTTCAATATCCGGAAGGTTCGAAAGTATACAAGCactagtaaaacaaaaatcgccTCAATGCGTCTGGACACATTGCATGATCCACAGAGAAGCTTTGGGTTCGAAAGAAATACGTcctggtttaaatattgtattaactgCGGTTGTAaccatttcaaattatataaaaatgagaacCCTGAGATCGAGAATCTTTTCTGCTCTTTGTAATGACATGGGTTCAGTACATTCAGAGTTACTATTTAAATGTGAGGCAAGATGTTTATCACGTGAGAAATTTTTGCAACGTGCTCATGAATTAAGAGAAGAAATCGTCATTTTCTTAGAAGATAACAGACCGGAAACCGGGAATTTACACTATTGtttatttgtgatgaaattgAGATACTTGGTCGTCATATtcgagaaattaaataacttgaatCTTAAACTCCAAGGAGCAAATACACATATGTTGGATACGAGTGATGAAGTTAAtgctttttgtagaaaattagaattgtggggcagaaatttaaagcaaaaaaacctAACAATGTTTGCAAATGTGGATAATTGTACTAAAACTTATAAGGCTGAAGAAGAATATATGAAAGTTACGTTTGTAACCATTGAAAATCATTTAGCCATGCtggcaaagaattttaaaaagtattttcctgcTCATGACAAACTGCTAGCAAGTTACGAGTGGGTTAGGAATCCATTTCATAAGACTCCCGAAGGACTCTCAATtgatgaggaagaaaaattcatagacTTCACGACAAGTGGCGAAACTGAAAtgcaatttagtaataaatcacTATTTGAATTTTGGCAGGAGGAGGATTTTTCTGCACTGAAACAAAGGGCATTTCGCATTCTATTACCGTTTTCAATATCCTACCTTTGTGAAACTGGATTTTCTGCTGTGGCTTCTTTGAAGACAAAATATAGATCACGGCTAAATATAGAAACAGGACTGAGAGTGgctatttctaatattaagcCTCACCTCAAAAAACTTTGCTCTGCAGGACAGACCCAAGGAagtcactaa